The DNA window tgctaattgattctggttctagtgtgagtttgatgccattgtccatcttcaaaaagctggagattggaaaaataagcgagagtgaaacaaagttgcaatttgctgatcacactattaagaattcatatgggatagccgaagatgtaatggtagagattgacaagtttgtttacccagttgatttccacatcatggacactGCCTCAGGAAAATCCTAGCCAATTAGATAAGACAATTCAAATGTCTGATACACCTAGGATTGTTGGTGCATTTAATTCATTGGCTCAGGTTATTAATGTTGCAGCAGAGGAAAAAAGTCCAACGGTGGTAGAAACTGTATTGGCAAAGGGGAAGGGCACTTCAAGGGGCTCTAGCAGTTATAGTAGAAGGCCCACTAAGAGAAAAAAGTCTTGTGGGCTTAAGGGTGGTTTATTTTTGGGCCAAATGTTGAGAGCTGGCCCACCcctttcaaagaaaaaaaatcgCTCCCAAGAAAAGCCCAAGCGTTATCCAAAAAGAGTGTGGCAACAACCTCTGAGGATTCCATTCAGGTTTCTTCCCCTCTTCTAGCAAATCCAAACACCGAGATTCCAAACACCCCATCTTTGCATTCTGACTCGGGGTCTTACATTCACTACTGCGATTCAATCAACGACTCAGCTTTGGAAATGGGCAATAGAAGATTCAGAGAGGAGGAAAAGAGAGATACAGCCTCAAAACTGTGGAAAGCTATCTCAAAATTGGGGATTGTTGGGGATGAAGAAGATGAGGTGTATGTCGATCAAATAAGGGCCATGGAAAAAAGGGATTGTGACGGGCGTATGGCTCAGTTGGCGCAACAAAATCAAAGGTCTCAATGAATATTGTCTCTTACAACATTAGGGGTGGCGGTAATCCGTTGAAGCAAAGACGGATTAAGGAGTGTCTTATGAAGGGTAAGGCGGATTTATGTTTTCTACAAGAAACCAAGATTAAGTCAATATCAGGTAAAATTGTAAATTCCTTATGGAGTGATTGTGGTGTCGAGTGGTCTGCGCACGATTCTAGAGGGCAGTCAGGGGGGCTGCTAATCATGTGGAAGATGGATGTTTTTTCTTCGGTTTTTAGCTTTGGTGGTACAGGTTTGATAGGAATATGTGGTAATTTTGGTGGTAAGCAATGTTTCTTTGTTAACGTCTATTCGCCCTGTGACCTTTTATCCAAGCGAAAGTTGTGGGAAGATCTGTTATCTCTCAGAAGTAAGTGGGGTGGAGGGGAATGGTGTCTTGGGGGCGATTTCAATACGGTTAGATTTCCTTCAGAGCATATTGGCCGCAGTAATTCTCAAAGGTCTCAGGATTCACACGAGTTCAACGACTTCATTGGCCTAATGAACCTCATTGATCTTCCAACTAGCCACAGGAAATTTACTTGGTGTAAGGGAGGTGTAGGTGGTGCAATGAGAAGAATTGACAGGTTTCTCCTATCGGATGGCATGGTGTCTCTTTTGTGTGCTGACTGTCAGGTGGTTGGTCGTAAGGATATTTCGGACCATAGTCCAATTTGGCTGGATTGTAACTCGCAAAACTGGGGACCAAAACCGTTTAGAACTCTGAACACATGGCCGGAGCATCCGGGTTTGGTCGAATTTGTTGATAAAGAATGGAAGGCTTTAAGGATCAAAGGCTCTTGTGCTTTTGTTGTCAAAGAGAAATTTAGATGTCTTAAGGAGAGCTTGAGGAGCTAGAATGTAAACACTTTTGGGTGGATTGATCTACGAGTACAGGATGCGGTTAAAGAACTAAATGTTTGTGATGACAAATTTGTAACCTTTCTTGAGTCTAATGGTGCTCCAGGGGCAGTAAGTATCTCAGCAGCGTTGGAGGATTTGGCTCGGAAACATCGTGAGGCATCAGGTTCTTTTTGGAGCAATTTACAGAGGCGTGAATGCCTCCTGAAGCAGAAATCAAGAGTCTCTTGGTGCAGAGAGGGTGATCTAAACACACGTTTCTTTCATAATTCTATCAAGTTAAGGTATAGGAGGAATTTTCTAGCTTCAATTGACACGGTTATGGCAGTGTGAGCGATGTCGTAGGTGTAAAGGATGCAGTCAAACACTTCTTTGAATCTAAATACAAGGAATCGGTTATAAGAAGGCCAACGTTGGATGGAATGCTCTTCACTCAACTTGATACTTTGGAGGCTTTGGAATTAGAGGAACATTTCACGATGGAGGAAGTGCGAGATGTCGTTTGGGAATTCGACGGTAACAAATGCCCAGGGCCTGATGGTTATAATTTTAGCTTCATTCGCAAGTGTTGGAACTCTCTCTCAGGTGACATCTTTGCTTTTGTTTCTGAATTCTACAATAAGGCAAATCTTCCAAAAGCTGTCTCAGCATCTTTCATCGCCCTGATCCCAAAGGTTACTAACCTGCAATCATTGAGTGACtactgatcggtcaccaatttgtatggtgttttcatcaatctcttggcataaatctcgtcaattcggtaacacaatggcccgtcttttatagttttcgttcttattttgaaagtttcgtttaagttgtgtgttttgttttgatgctaagaactcatgtttttaagatgctttgatgcttgtttttggtAGTGATTGTGTTTCAGGTTTATGCGTTTAAGTCCATGAAAAGAATGCAGGGCTGAACAAAGATGAAtcgaagaaaaaatgaagatttggtgcatacagtggcctgacacgggtaccagtgtcacaggacacggccagtgtcaggaagcaggagaaggaacaaaagaatggagaaatcagtggtctgacacgggtacccgtgtcacaggacacggcccgtgtcaggaagcctggGAAGAAAAATAACTTTGGGCAGTGACAgaaggccaacacgggtgcccgtgtcacaggacacggcccgtgttggcaggcgcgagcaatttttccaattttctattttttagggCTCCGAGTTCATTAAGGGTAGAGTGGACTTTTCGCACGTTTTGAACTTGAATCAGCAGtactaaaacctaattctgaGAAGGATTGAggtatcttggatcatattggagatttctacgaaggagagaaggcaatcaagggtttggaaaagggagatcttcaagagcggaagcaattgaagattgaagcaatcctcatctcttgtaatgtttactattatctttgtagttttcctaattactatgagtagctaaacatatTTATGTTAGGGGGATGTCCCTGAATCGCTTTTATGTAATGAATCGAATTACCGCTGTTTTATGACTTTGAAGTTTTATGATTTAAGTTTATATTCAAAGTGTCTAATGCTTCTTTCTATTGGAAAATAGATTTTTGATATATGGTTaaggttaggtcggacaaaccactttAACGCTTTTTGAATAATAACACTATCAgtaaattgcttaggaatgagggttTAACTATAGTGATCGTCTATTCTTGTTTATGTGCATACGGTTCTTGATGCAAAATTgagttgttaaggaattaaaacataatttgagTATCAAatgattttccgctaaggaattagggaaaataactATTGAGAATCGATACTTAATCATATTAACGAATCTTTCATGAAATAGCGGTTACATGAATTAAaaggcggttcatacatctaccctAGCATGTCTTCTCTTACTTTTTGCAAAGTCCAGTTTTAAATATTgcttatttcaaattattgtaATCTTTAATCAACCAACCAAATCAACCCCAtgtgctttttgttcaattgaattataaTTCTCACTTATATTACCacagcagtcctcgagatcgatacttggataatctccactttaataactacatcggtagaaagtagtacacttgctatttttccgatcaagtttttggcgccgttgccggggattgccataatataagtgattaataagtcaattgaaattttgttgctctgcaactaaaattctatttttctgcaatttgtattttgatttaatttttgttattatttgtgcTTCCAATTAAgcattgtctaatcttgtatgcgaggtaaggcctcagctgaacttctttttgacgcagaaccagaaagaacattgcgagcacgactacgagaagttaagcggaaaagactggcatcgaaagaggGATCACCTATAGTTTCAGAATCGGAAGACGAAGAAGGACTATCTATTCCGTCCGAgcattcagagtctgaatcagaaccTATGGCAGCGGATCCACCTCCTCCCGAGAGACTTTTAGGAGACTATGGAAGGGCTAAtgccccgcttggaagaatgaccatcgtaaaccaaccggtcaatgtggcacacttccaactccatccttcaactatccgacagttggagagcaagccgtttgcgggaagaatcaatgaagatgcaaataagcatctacaaagattcctcaccacaacaacatcattgaagattgaaggccattctgaagaagccaagagactcgtgatgttcccatttactttatccgaagatgcagaagaatggttttactcacttccagctgcaagtatcacgacatggcaagagatggaaacagcattcctcaatgaatattttcctgcttcggtgttcatccgaaaaagatatgatatcgtaaatttcaaacaaaaagagggggaatcattgggggatgcatacaagaggttcaaaaggtgtttgactgcatgtcctactcataacatggacgctaccgagcagatgcagaatttcgtgaatggtttgcgacttaagacaaagcagcttattgataccgctgctggtggttcaaccaattttgctacagccactgttatgaaaaggatcatagaggcaactgctgctaatgagcatcttgagttgtatgatcgaaccatgagccaaccggagggcaaaattgatttgaagttgccagagcaggttgttaagatggaggatcagattgctgcagaggtagagagaaggttaaaaaagatgaatattggaactcagacagtggcacaggtggaaccagttaaagcggttctttgtgaaatatgtggtggaccgcactttgctatgcattgtgtggcaactcaagaacaggttgagcagattcatatgttgaggcagaataatccttacgccaacacatataatccggggtggaaaaatcatccgaacttctcatggaaagaccagcaaggaaacgtccagaagccggttcaaggccaacaaccatatcaacctcagactcaacaataTCAACCACAGCCACATCAATACATACCTCCACAACAACCACCATACCAACAACAATTCCAgcaccatccacaacagttccaaactcaaggtcaacaacaatttcaacaacaggtaccgaagaaagaagattgggagatcgctattgaaaaaatggcagctcaaaactctcaattccaagaagaaactaggagcaatctgaggaacaccagcgcttcaatcaagaatctggaaattcaaatgagtcagatagcacaacatctcactccacAAGCACAAGGTAttcttccaagctcaactgtggcaaatccaaaaaaccaagaaaaaattaatgttgttacaacaagaagtcagaaagcgccagagcctgaagaagaagaagaaatagatgacaacgtagtcatagaggtagatctagaagttagagaaaatccgaaagagcctgaagtagtgatatcaccggttaagccactggaagcgaaaaataagaaagaaactaaactggtggtcaaattaccattcccctctagagtggccaagaaggattcgaaagagaaggattttgagaagtttgctgcaatgttcaagaagttagagattaacttacctttctttgaagcacttgagaatatgcctttgtacaagaaatttatgaaagaggtaatttctaagaaaagacaagtgggagatgaaacagaaattgtgactgaaaagtgtggtagagtctcgccagcaaggaagatccccattaagaagaaagaccctggagtggtggcaataccgtgcaccataaatgacagagtgttcaaaaaggtgctaattgattctggttctagtgtgagtttgatgccattgtccatcttcaaaaagctggagattggaaaaataagcgagagtgaaacaaagttgcaatttgctgatcacactattaagaattcatatgggatagccgaagatgtaatggtagagattgacaagtttgtttacccagttgatttccacatcatggacactGCCTCAGGAAAATCCTAGCCAATTAGATAAGACAATTCAAATGTCTGATACACCTAGGATTGTTGGTGCATTTAATTCATTGGCTCAGGTTATTAATGTTGCAGCAGAGGAAAAAAGTCCAACGGTGGTAGAAACTGTATTGGCAAAGGGGAAGGGCACTTCAAGGGGCTCTAGCAGTTATAGTAGAAGGCCCACTAAGAGAAAAAAGTCTTGTGGGCTTAAGGGTGGTTTATTTTTGGGCCAAATGTTGAGAGCTGGCCCACCcctttcaaagaaaaaaaatcgCTCCCAAGAAAAGCCCAAGCGTTATCCAAAAAGAGTGTGGCAACAACCTCTGAGGATTCCATTCAGGTTTCTTCCCCTCTTCTAGCAAATCCAAACACCGAGATTCCAAACACCCCATCTTTGCATTCTGACTCGGGGTCTTACATTCACTACTGCGATTCAATCAACGACTCAGCTTTGGAAATGGGCAATAGAAGATTCAGAGTGGAGGAAAAGAGAGATACAGCCTCAAAACTGTGGAAAGCTATCTCAAAATTGGGGATTGTTGGGGATGAAGAAAATGAGGTGTATGTCGATCAAATAAGGGCCATTGAAAAAAGGGATTGTGACGGGCGTATGGCTCAGTTGGCGCAACAAAATCAAAGGTCTCAATGAATATTGTCTCTTACAACATTAGGGGTGGCGGTAATCCGTTGAAGCAAAGACGGATTAAGGAGTGTCTTATGAAGGGTAAGGCGGATTTATGTTTTCTACAAGAAACCAAGATTAAGTCAATATCAGGTAAAATTGTAAATTCCTTATGGAGTGATTGTGGTGTCGAGTGGTCTGCGCACGATTCTAGAGGGCAG is part of the Vicia villosa cultivar HV-30 ecotype Madison, WI linkage group LG2, Vvil1.0, whole genome shotgun sequence genome and encodes:
- the LOC131650038 gene encoding uncharacterized protein LOC131650038, with protein sequence MNIVSYNIRGGGNPLKQRRIKECLMKGKADLCFLQETKIKSISGKIVNSLWSDCGVEWSAHDSRGQSGGLLIMWKMDVFSSVFSFGGTGLIGICGNFGGKQCFFVNVYSPCDLLSKRKLWEDLLSLRSKWGGGEWCLGGDFNTVRFPSEHIGRSNSQRSQDSHEFNDFIGLMNLIDLPTSHRKFTWCKGGVGGAMRRIDRFLLSDGMVSLLCADCQVVGRKDISDHSPIWLDCNSQNWGPKPFRTLNTWPEHPGLVEFVDKEWKALRIKGSCAFVVKEKFRCLKESLRS